The genomic window TTGCCCGGAACATAATATATGCTATGAAAAGGGATACTCCTCCTGCGGCGACTACCAGAAAGGCATTAACATAATCCTGAATATCAATATAAGTTCCCGGCTGCAAAAACCAGTATATGGAAAGGAATACCCAGCCAAGCCCTCCAAAAATGAACCTTGAATTATAGGCTTTTGGGAGGATTGATGATACTCCCAGAAGTATGAGTGAGGTCCAGAGTATTGCAGTCATGATACGGCCTGAGATGGCAAATTTCTTCTTATAGATGGCAAAAACATCGGCGTATTTAGTTTATACTCTTCATATCTCTCGCCAAAAGCCTCACCAGCTTCTTTTTCTTCTTTTTTCGCAAGCCTGTAATACATTAAAACAAGAACAGGCCACATGGCAAGCGTGATTACGGTGGGCCACTGGACGAGCAGTCCGACGGTTATTACAATAAGACCCAGATACTGTGGATGCCTGACATACCTGTAGATGCCATCGGTCACAAGTTCTCCATGAGAAGCATGTATCATGCTCCAGCCCTTTGACATCAGGAATAGACCAAGGAATATGATGGCGCTGCTTGCCACCATCACCAGTGCCCATGCAGTTTCCATGCTCATTACACCTGCTTTTGAAAGGAGCACTCCCAGCAGATGCCCTTCAGCATGTCCAAAAGACAATGTCAGTCCGAAAAGCGAAGAGAGAACATATATCGTAAGCGGGAAGCCATACATCTCCGAGAACAGCGCTATTATGAACGCCTCGTATATCCCCAGGGTCCGCCAGTTCTGCTTCTTCAGTGGGGTAAGGAAGCTGAGCACGAAAACAGAAAAAATCCCGATGCTAAGAAGTGTTGCTGCCCATTTGCCATACGCATATCCTGTCAGGTCATGGTGTCCTCCGCCTTCGATATTTTCAGGTTTTTCGTAACCGAGGAGCACTGAAAGACCTGAGATGAGAACTAAAATCATGAGCGCTATAAATCCAAGCGCAATAAGGTTGCCGAAAAACTTTTTCATCACAAACCACCTAAATCCTTTTTATGGCTTCACTCACGAAGCTCTTCCTGTAAGCTTCATCCGGGTTATCGATCTGTATCCAGAATACCCTTTTATCCTTGGCATAGAAGTAATGGTACAGACCTAATTCTGGATTTAGCCCGTTCACAAAATAAACCGTAATACCTTCTATGTCCAGAGATGTGGACTCGCTGAACATTCCTGTTTTTCCCACCCTGCTGTTCATAGCCGCAAGAAGCGATGTTGCTTCTTCGCTACTTTTAGACTCCGATACCCAGAATTTAGCTTTATTACCTGTTGTGCTCCTGTAATTTGCTATGTATGCATTCTCCGGTACCACAGCTCCACCATGCAGGTTTTTGACTTCCCCTATGGCTGCATCTCCCTCCATATAGAGGGTGAGGTTCATATCACCAAGTTTTTCAGGAAAGATGCCAGAGCTATTTTTTTCCTGTGTCTGGAGATATAGAAACGCCGTTGCTGCTATTACAGCGACTATGAATATTGCAAGGTATATTTCTGATTTATTTTTCCTCATAGC from Candidatus Methanoperedens sp. includes these protein-coding regions:
- a CDS encoding isoprenylcysteine carboxylmethyltransferase family protein; translated protein: MKKFFGNLIALGFIALMILVLISGLSVLLGYEKPENIEGGGHHDLTGYAYGKWAATLLSIGIFSVFVLSFLTPLKKQNWRTLGIYEAFIIALFSEMYGFPLTIYVLSSLFGLTLSFGHAEGHLLGVLLSKAGVMSMETAWALVMVASSAIIFLGLFLMSKGWSMIHASHGELVTDGIYRYVRHPQYLGLIVITVGLLVQWPTVITLAMWPVLVLMYYRLAKKEEKEAGEAFGERYEEYKLNTPMFLPSIRRNLPSQAVS